A stretch of DNA from Pontiella agarivorans:
CAAAGGGTGAGGGCGTCGTAATAGTCGAGGCGGTTGACGAGACCGAAACGCGAGCGCATCGGGGCGGAAAGCATGCCGGCGCGGGTGGTGGCGCCGATCAGAGTGAAGGGCTGGATGTTCAGCCGTACGGAACGCGCATTGGGGCCCTGATCAATGACGATATCGATCACAAAATCCTCCATGGCGGAATAGAGATATTCCTCCACGGCGCGCTGCATGCGGTGAATTTCATCAATGAACAGGACGTCGCCGCGTTCCAGGCTGGTGAGCAGTCCGGCGAGGTCGGACGGTTTATCGATTACCGGCCCTGAAGTGCATTTGATATTCACATCCATTGCTTCAGCAAGAATGTAAGACAGGGTTGTTTTTCCAAGGCCCGGAGGGCCGGAAAGCAGGACGTGGTCGAGTACATCTTCGCGCTGGCGGGCGGCCTGAACAAACAGTTCGAGGCGTTCGATGATTTTTTCCTGTCCTGTAAAATCCTCGAAGCGCGACGGTCTCAGCTTCTGCTCAAATTCCTGATCCGGTGTGATGATTTCGTTGTTCATGATTGGGCGTATGTAGCCACAGATGGATATGAATTGTCACGAATTATAACCACGAACACGTTGCGAATCCGCCTCGTTCCTGTAACGGATTCCGGCGCGGAGTTATTTGGTCAAAGCCAG
This window harbors:
- the ruvB gene encoding Holliday junction branch migration DNA helicase RuvB is translated as MNNEIITPDQEFEQKLRPSRFEDFTGQEKIIERLELFVQAARQREDVLDHVLLSGPPGLGKTTLSYILAEAMDVNIKCTSGPVIDKPSDLAGLLTSLERGDVLFIDEIHRMQRAVEEYLYSAMEDFVIDIVIDQGPNARSVRLNIQPFTLIGATTRAGMLSAPMRSRFGLVNRLDYYDALTLCKIVKRSASILGVEIEDGGAMEIASRSRGTPRIANNLLRRARDYAQVKADNIITADLADQALNLLDIDGDGLEEMDKRILSCIIEKFGGGPVGINSMSVSVGEEADTIEEVYEPYLIQEGYLQRTAQGRIATDRAYAKFGLVPPAKD